The genomic window TTTTGGGTTTCAAACATACGAATTAACCATACCTCTCCTATCACTGGATTTTGCGTGAAACAAACAGAGAAGACAAAAAGTCTAATGGGGATCAGATTATCTGCTTTATTGATGTTAAAGCTAGATTAAAGAGCAGTTTTGattggaagaaaaaatggaacTCCTGCTTTCCGGCAAGGCACACCTAGGACCAGCTTATGGGAAGAACTGGGTGTACGGAGCACACTTAGTGTGTAAATCTCCTTCATGGCCCCTCGGCAATGTTGCTGAACAGAACACAGGCAACTTTGACAAGTGAGGTAAACAAATTGACCAAGCCTCTTCCCCCACAGGCAGAAATGTGAAGAGCAAAAGAGACCTGCTGCCCCTGGATGAAAaatcaattttatgttaaaattgCCATGGTTATTCTGAGGTGTTATTTTATGAGAACATTTAGTAAATGCCAGGAacttattataaaaatataaataggaAACGCAAGCACATTATTTCTTACTGAAAGTGATGGCCATAATACATCCAGAGTCCTTGACCTAAATAAACATGCTTCTCATTGAAGTGTAGTGCGTTCTTAGCAGAACGTTGGCTTTTTCTAGGGTAGATGTCAATGAAACATCTATACGTAGATTACCGATGTTACACAAAAAAGTGCAAATATACTGAATAGCAAGATTGGCTTGGTGGGTgggagagactagagatgaaGAAAGTGACTAGTGGTGAGGAACAGATATGCAAGTGAGAAGATGAGTAAGATAGGAGGAAATGTAAAGGACTGGTCAAAAACGTTTATTGGTTTCCATTAATCTACCAAATGATCAGTACATTAGGATTCATTTTAGCCAAATCCCTCAGCCAATGTACATTATTTCCAGCAAGAAACAAAAAATGATCAAAATTGACAAATGTTAATAACTGTAGAAGGTAGGTGATGAGTACATATAGGCTAAAAGAACTATTTTATTACTACGTATGGTTTAACTATGCAGTTAAGGGGAAATACCCAATAAAAACAAATGCTAGGCCCCTGAAGGAGGGCTTGGCTACAGCCAGTTAGGAGACTATGACCTTAAGGACATGGGCCCCAACTTAAATCTTAAACTTCAGAATAGAACCCAGACCAAATTCAGAAGGTGCAGTGCTCTAGATCCCGTGACATGGCACAGATGTGGACGTGGCTCTTGTTTAATTGCGAACATCCTGCCGAAGACTCCATCTTCGTTGAAATTGTAAAATCTCCCTGCTTTTCAAAGGCTCTAAATGCAAAGAAAGTGGCTGCTGGGTGGCTATTAAACTGCCCAGGGATCAAGACACAAAGGAAAACTAAAGCTCTAATTCTGGAAGTCTTTGTCAGTTGGCTTTCCATATTTTTACTTTGGCTTCTAGAATTAAAATGCTTCCTTGTTATGGAAagaaaaggtaatttttttttccttccagatgCATCAAACTAACACTTGAGAAGTTCTCTAGAGGGGAAGGCCCAGGGACAGCTGTCCTCAAATGGCCAGTCCTGCCACTATGAAGGCTGTTAACTGGTAAAGATAGCACAATCATGGCTTTAGCTGCCTAGCAGTTCTCACCCTCCAGGACCTCCCCTGCAGTCAGTTGACAAGGGGCAATTACTGAGATTATAGCAGTGACTTGGGACAAGAGCTGATAGGGAGGTTGTTTCCAGAAGCACACAGGTTTTTGAAACCCTATTTCAGTCAGCAAGAGACTGGATGGCTTCTTGCGTTCTAGCCCaaggacatgccaacatagtgCAGTGTGTTCCTCACTAGCAGTCCTGGGGTAGACTTAGGTAAAAGTCTAATTGGTAGCATCACTGTATATAGGTTGAAATGCAATCTTAGATATAGTAGTTTTAATATAGTAAGATTGTCATGTTTTTTAAATGTAGCAGCATTTTTGGAGGAAATATTTACCCAGAAGGAAAAGTGTTTTTAGTCTCTTCTTTAGCCAATAACTTGGCACAACATGGATATTGGGGTTTCCTCTTGTTAAGACAGCACATGATATAAGAGTAATATCTAGAAGCTGTCCCTACTCCGGGGCGGGGGTCATGACGAGCAGCAAGATGCTATCCACCAGCAGGACTGTTCAGGTAGTCAAGCCACATACTCCATTAATAAGTTTCCCTGACAGACGTGACAACCCTAAACCCACTGCATCAGAAGCTTTGAGATCAGGAGGAATAGCATCACACTCCTCTGCAATGTCCCAGCATTCCAAGGGGTGTAAATCACCAGATTTGCTGATGCATCAAGGTTCGCCAGACACTGCAGAAATAATGAAGACGTTAcctcagaaattcaaaaggaaaCTTGTGTCTcaagaagaaatcaaaatgatCTCACGTGGAGGTAGAATAATTACTGACAATGTGGCTGCTGTCTGTCATCagacaaaaaaaattatctttacaATAAAGGACTTCCAAAATGACAAATGAGAAACTGTACATTAGACAACTTTAATGAAACAGTCCACAAATAATAGAAGGTTTAGATGGACACTGATATATCCTAATTTACATATCTGGGTCAGCTTCTCCACAAGCTTACCTAACCGTTTATATACTTTATACTTATTAAAGTATACCTTTTTAAATGGtaataaagaaaagaataataACCAAATAttagataataacaagtgttggtgaggttttggagaaattggaattctcatacgctgctggtggaaatgtgaaACAGTGCAGCCACTGtaagtctggcagttcctcaaacagAGTTACTATGTGATctagaaattccacttctaggtaggTATATTCCCAAGAACTAAAAACATGTCTACAGAAacttgtacatcagtgttcacAGAGTCATTATTCATAATGGCTAAAAAGGGGAAACACCCTTAATGGCCATCCACTGGTGGATGAATAAGTAAAAGGGGAtatagtcatacaatggaatagtatttaCCAATAAGAAGTAATGAAGCACCtttacatgctacaatatggatggaccCTGACAATACTATGCTGTCAAAGAAGCCAGTCAGAAAGGACAGCTTATATGATGCCACTTATATGATaagttcagaataggcaaatctatagacagACGTTAGATTAGTGGTTGGTTGCCCAGGGCTGGGAGGGATGAAGGGGAAGGTTGGGGGGTGATCACTGAGGGGGGTGAAATTTCTTTTTTGGGGTAATGGGATTTTCTAAAATTGATTATGGTGATGGATGCACAACTCTGTAAATCTAAAAGCCATTGAATTATATGCTTTATATGGGTGAactgtatctcaataaagctatt from Loxodonta africana isolate mLoxAfr1 chromosome 11, mLoxAfr1.hap2, whole genome shotgun sequence includes these protein-coding regions:
- the LOC111749597 gene encoding alpha-ketoglutarate dehydrogenase component 4-like gives rise to the protein MTSSKMLSTSRTVQVVKPHTPLISFPDRRDNPKPTASEALRSGGIASHSSAMSQHSKGCKSPDLLMHQGSPDTAEIMKTLPQKFKRKLVSQEEIKMISRGGRIITDNVAAVCHQTKKIIFTIKDFQNDK